The Megalops cyprinoides isolate fMegCyp1 chromosome 22, fMegCyp1.pri, whole genome shotgun sequence genome contains a region encoding:
- the eif2ak3 gene encoding LOW QUALITY PROTEIN: eukaryotic translation initiation factor 2-alpha kinase 3 (The sequence of the model RefSeq protein was modified relative to this genomic sequence to represent the inferred CDS: inserted 1 base in 1 codon), protein MEKGFQFGNVSISLVLLLLLKALTGTSQTQSSAGREPESAAALGSETAEDGADVMERGLESVGTPVPGDVTVEDDENGAAGEGDKSSEQSEGNGNLQRSLVIISTLDGRISALDPDNHGRKQWDLDVGSGCLVSSSLSKPEVFGNKMIIPSLDGALFQWDRDRESMEAVPFSVESLLDSSYRIREDTVLVGGKSLTTYGLGAYSGKLRYICSAVGCSRWEEEEPEPEDVLLLQRTQKTVRAVRPRSGSETWNFSVGHFELKFVPESQPGMNFLEAELASGEAWREARRDSRRVIREEEEPRAETRDLVIKVSVPDWKVMAFSNKPGGQLVWEHQFCTPIASAWLVQGGKVTPISLFDDTPYTTRAADSAEEEEEIVEAARGATESSVYLGMFRGQLYLQSSVRISEKFPTKPKALDSRGSESSIISLPTVKWKPLIHSPSRTPVLVGSEEFDKCLNNDKFSHEEYSNGALSVLQYPYDNGYYFPYSKRYRGRRESAVSLQRGEGAGELRRKDPVLLLPWWKEILGTIVFCIAATTYIVRKFFHPPAAHVRQRKESETQCQTDGKLELAAEDPKEVVVTETQRSDYVSRYLTDFEPVQCLGRGGFGVVFEARNKVDDCNYAIKRIRLPNRELAREKVMREVKALAKLEHPGIIRYFNAWQESPPEGWQEEMDQRWLKDASTTDWPLSSPDHMEALSVKVPVSKAMSPGFSPTLGAAGEATDSTTAGRPSFSPLLSSSEPSAPWDKECGAASGGPPLGXDSFMSERDSQAELEASDSPHSFELYPARGPLATCTSSSFDIVFEDSGCDDASEPGEAGGSGTPTERPDSASHPTHEPGLSSSPPRPTSLRLAPGPDPAAPPIPRPRPLASPKVYLYIQMQLCRKENLKDWMAQRCLPEQREHGECLAIFLQIAEAVDFLHSKGLMHRDLKPSNIFFTLDDVVKVGDFGLVTAMDQEEDEDEASALTPMPAYAPHTGQVGTKLYMSPEQLSGNSYSHKVDIYSLGLILFELLCPFRTQMERVRTLTEVRSLQFPPVFAQNNIQELMMVRSMLSRSPSERPEAAEITETALFQELEVPCRLAVRQRSRTYSSSSAGRPTRQTSS, encoded by the exons GTCCCTGGTGATCATCAGTACGCTGGATGGCCGCATCTCGGCGCTGGACCCCGACAACCACGGCCGCAAGCAGTGGGACCTGGACGTGGGCTCGGGCTGCCTGGTCTCCTCCAGCCTCAGCAAGCCAGAG GTGTTTGGGAATAAAATGATCATCCCGTCGCTGGATGGGGCGCTGTTCCAATGGGACAGGGACCGGGAGAGCATGGAGGCTGTGCCCTTCAGCGTTGAGTCACTGCTGGACTCCTCCTACCGCATCAGGGAGGACACGGTGCTGGTGGGAGGCAAGTCCCTCACCACCTACGGCCTGGGGGCCTACAGTGGCAag ctgcgCTACATCTGCTCTGCGGTTGGCTGCAGCcgctgggaggaggaggagccagagCCTGAGGATGTGCTTTTACTGCAGAGGACCCAGAAGACTGTGCGCGCTGTGCGGCCTCGCAGTGGCAGTGAGAC GTGGAACTTCAGCGTGGGCCACTTCGAGCTGAAGTTCGTGCCAGAGTCACAGCCGGGGATGAACTTCCTGGAGGCGGAGCTGGCGAGCGGGGAGGCGTGGCGCGAGGCGCGGAGGGACAGCCGGCGCGTGATccgtgaggaggaggagccacGTGCTGAGACACGCGACCTGGTCATCAAGGTGTCCGTCCCCGACTGGAAAGTCATGGCTTTCAGCAACAAGCCAGGGGGGCAGCTGGTATGGGAGCATCAG tTCTGCACCCCCATAGCCTCAGCCTGGCTGGTGCAGGGTGGGAAGGTGACGCCCATCAGCCTGTTCGACGACACGCCTTACACAACCCGGGCAGCCGACTcggctgaggaggaggaggagatcgTGGAGGCCGCACGGGGCGCCACAGAGTCCAGCGTGTACCTCG gTATGTTTCGGGGCCAGCTATACCTGCAGTCTTCTGTGCGGATCTCAGAAAAGTTCCCGACTAAGCCCAAAGCCCTGGACAGCCGCGGGTCAGAGAGCAGCATCATCTCCCTGCCCACTGTCAAGTGGAAGCCGCTTATCC ACTCCCCCTCCCGCACGCCAGTCCTTGTTGGCTCTGAGGAGTTCGACAAGTGTCTGAACAATGACAAGTTCTCCCATGAGGAGTATAGCAACGGggccctgtctgtgctgcagtaccCCTATG ataaCGGCTACTACTTCCCCTACAGCAAGCGGTACCGGGGGCGGCGAGAGTCTGCAGTCAGCCTgcagcggggggagggggctggggagCTGCGCAGGAAGGaccctgtgctgctgctgccctggTGGAAGGAGATCCTGGGCACCATCGTCTTCTGCATCGCCGCCACCACCTACATTGTGCGCAAGTTCTTCCACCCACCTGCTGCGCATGTCCGA CAGCGCAAGGAGTCCGAGACGCAATGCCAGACAGACGGCAAGTTGGAGCTGGCGGCAGAAGACCCAAAGGAAGTGGTTGTCACGGAGACCCAGCGCAGCGACTACGTGTCCAG GTACCTGACAGACTTTGAACCTGTACAGTGCTTGGGCCGCGGTGGTTTTGGTGTGGTGTTCGAGGCACGTAACAAGGTGGATGACTGCAACTATGCCATCAAGAGGATCCGGCTACCCAACAG GGAGCTGGCTAGAGAGAAGGTGATGAGGGAGGTGAAGGCCCTGGCAAAGCTGGAGCACCCTGGCATCATCCGCTACTTCAACGCCTGGCAGGAGAGCCCGCCCGAGGGCTGGCAGGAGGAGATGGACCAGCGCTGGCTCAAGGATGCCAG CACCACAGACTGGCCGCTCAGTTCCCCTGACCACATGGAGGCACTGTCCGTCAAGGTGCCAGTCTCCAAAGCCATGTCCCCAGGCTTCTCACCCACTCTGGGGGCAGCAGGGGAAGCCACGGACAGCACGACTGCAGGACGGCCGTCCTTCAGCCCCCTGCTGTCCTCCTCTGAGCCCTCGGCCCCCTGGGACAAGGAGTGCGGCGCTGCCTCCGGAGGGCCCCCGCTGG CAGACAGCTTTATGTCGGAACGGGACAGCCAGGCCGAGTTGGAGGCCTCTGACTCACCCCATTCTTTCGAGTTGTACCCGGCCCGTGGCCCCCTGGCGACCTGTACCTCGTCCTCCTTCGACATTGTGTTCGAGGACTCAGGCTGCGATGATGCCTCTGAGCCAGGTGAGGCAGGGGGCTCAGGCACGCCCACGGAGAGGCCTGACTCCgcctcccaccccacccatgAGCCCGGCCTGTCTTCCTCCCCACCTCGCCCCACCTCCCTCAGGTTGGCCCCTGGCCCTGACCCGGCGGCCCCACCTATCCCAAGGCCCCGCCCACTAGCCTCCCCCAAGGTGTACCTATACATCCAGATGCAGTTGTGCAGAAAGGAGAACCTGAAGGACTGGATGGCTCAGCGCTGCCTCCCCGAACAGAGGGAGCATGGGGAGTGCCTGGCCATCTTCCTGCAGATCGCTGAGGCTGTCGACTTCCTGCACAGCAAGGGCCTCATGCACCGTGACCTGAAG ccgtcGAACATCTTCTTTACACTGGATGACGTGGTGAAGGTGGGGGACTTCGGGCTGGTGACGGCCATGGAccaggaggaggatgaggacgagGCCAGTGCTCTGACGCCCATGCCCGCCTACGCCCCTCATACAGGCCAGGTGGGCACCAAGCTCTACATGAGCCCTGAACAG CTGTCTGGGAACTCCTACTCGCACAAGGTGGACATCTACTCGCTGGGCCTGATCCTCTTTGAGCTGCTGTGCCCCTTCCGAacacagatggagagagtgCGG ACCTTGACAGAGGTGCGAAGTCTGCAGTTTCCTCCGGTTTTTGCCCAGAACAACATACAGGAA TTGATGATGGTGCGCAGTATGCTGTCTCGCAGTCCAAGTGAGCGTCCAGAGGCGGCAGAGATCACAGAGACAGCTCTCttccaggagctggaggtgccATGCAGGCTGGCCGTGAGGCAGCGTTCCCGCACCTACAGCTCTTCCTCTGCGGGACGGCCCACCCGCCAGACCAGCTCCTGA